Genomic window (Streptomyces liliiviolaceus):
GGAAGGGCGATACGGCCCTTCTCCGTCCAGGTTCCGGTCAGCGGATTGGCGGCGCCGGTCTCCAGGACGTACGGCCGGATCTTCCAGACGTCACTGGTGGATCCGGCGGCGAAGTAGACGTACCACTTGCCGCCGATGTAGTGGATCTCGGGCGCCCAGATGTGCGCGCCCATGTCACCACTGGCGTGCTTGGTCCAGATGGTCGTCTCGGCGGCCGTGGACAGCCCCTGGAGGGTGGTGGCCCGCCGCATCACGATCCTGTCGTACGCGGGCACGGTCGCGGTGAAGTAGTAGTAGCCGTCGGTGTGTTTGAAGATGTGCGGGTCGGCGCGCTGCTCGGCGACGGGGTTGGTGTAGGTGACGGCGGGTGAGGCGGGGGCGGCGGCTTCGGCGGTGCCGGAGGCCAGGGCGGCCAGGATGACGAACAGGGCCGTCGCCGCCCTTGCGATCGTACGTCTCACGGTGTTCCTCCCGGGATGGGTTCGCTCACGTGATGGCTCGGACGCCGGGCTCAGGTAGTAGCCGGTTCCCGTCCCGTCGGGGCTCCGCCCCGAGCCCCGGGGTGGGGTTCTCGGGTGCGGGCCCGGTGGGGGCCGGCCGCGCAGTTCCCCGCGCCCCCAGGTGCCTGGGGGCGCGGGGAACTGCGCAAGCGGGGGCGCGGGGGCGCTGCCCCCATGCAGTGACGGGAACGGGTAGGGGCGGCGGGGGCGGACAACCCCCTACGTCTTACGGCGCGTCGTCATCGTTCGCTGGATCAGGATGAACGCGCACAGCAACACACCCGTAGCGATCTTCGTCCACCACGAGCTCAACGTGCCCTCGAACTGGATCAGGCTCTTGATCAGGCCGAGTACCAGCACACCGAACAGCGTGCCCACCACATACCCCGACCCACCGGTCAGCAGCGTCCCCCCGATGACGACCGCGGCGATCGCGTCGAGCTCCAGTCCGGTCGCGTGCAACGGGTCACCGGACTGGATGTACAGCGTGAACAACAACCCCGCCAGCGCGGAGCAGAACCCGCTCATCGTGTACACCGCGATCTTCGTACCGCCCTGCGGCAGCCCCATCAGCAGCGCGGACTGCTCGTTGCCGCCGACGGCGTACACCCGCCGGCCGAAGCGCGTGTAGTGCAGCACGTAGAACGCCGCGGCCAGCACCACCAGCGAGACGATCGCCCCGATGGAGAGGAACCCGCCTCCCACGGACACCTGCGCCTGGGCCATGCTGCTGACCGAGGAGTCGGTGATGGAGATGGATTCCTTGCTGATGACCAGGCACAGGCCGCGGAAGAGGAACAGCCCCGCCAGGGTCACGATGAACGGCTGGATCTCGAAGTTCTGGATCACATAGCCCATGAGGTAGCCGCCGAAGGCTCCCACGGCCAGGGCCATGGGGATGACGAGCACCAGCGGCAGGCCCTGCTTCTCCACGAGCCAGGCCGTGAACATGGTGGTGAAGCCGATGACCGAGCCCACCGAGAGGTCGATGCCTCCGGAGAGGATGACGAAGGTGGCGCCGACGGCCGCGACCAGGAGGTAGCTGTTGTCGATGAACAGGTTCAGGAACACCTGTGTCTCGGCGAACCCGTAGTTCTGGTACCGGCTGAGGCCGATGGCGTACATGAGGAGGAAGAGCGCGGCCGTCACCAGGACGGGCAGGCGCCGGTCGGCGAGGACGCGTGACGCCCTGCTCGGCGCACGGCTGTCCGGCGCAGCGGGCTTGTGGGTGGTCGTGGTCATCACGACACCTCCATCGTGCGTACGGTCTCAGGCGTCGTCGTGGTGGCGTCCGCCCGGGCCGCGGCCTGCCCGGCGCCCCGCTTCCCGCCGAACCGTCCGCCGAAGCGACCGCCGCCGAACACCTTGGCGCGGAACTTCGGGGACTGCATCAGGCAGACGATGATGACGACGGCGGCCTTGAAGACCAGGTTGGTCTGGGTGGGCACGCCGATGGTGTAGATCGTGGTGGTGAGCGTCTGGATGACGAGCGCGCCGACGACCGTGCCGCCGATCGAGAACCGGCCGCCCAGCAGCGACGTACCGCCGATGACGACGGCGAGGATCGCGTCCAGTTCGATCCACAGACCGGCGTTGTTGCCGTCCGCGGCCGAGGTGTTGGAGCTGATCATCAGGCCCGCGATCCCGGCGCACAGCGCGCAGAACACGTACACCATGATCTTGATGCGGCGGGAGCGGATGCCGACCAGGCGGCTGGCCTCGGCGTTGCCGCCGACCGACTCGACGAGCAGGCCGAGGGCCGTGCGGCGGGTCAGTGCCACGGTGACGGCGACCACGGCGGCCACCACGAAGATGGAGAAGGGCAGCGTCAGCCAGTAGCCGCCGCCGATCAGCTTGTACGGCTCGCTGTTGACGGTGATGATCTGTCCGTCGGTGATGAGCTGGGCGACTCCGCGGCCGGCGACCATGATGATCAGCGTGGCGATGATCGGCTGGATGCCCATCCGGGCGACCAGGAAGCCGTTCCACAGACCGCAGACGACCGCCGCCGCCAGGCCGATGCCCATCGCGAGCAGCACTCCGGACAGCGCGTCCTGGTCGGCCTGGTCACTGATGTACGAGCAGGTCAGGGCGCCGGTGATGGCAACCACCGCGCCGACGGACAGGTCGATGCCGCCGGTGGCGATGACCAGGGTCATCCCGACGGCGACCAGGATGAGGGGCGAGCCGAACAGGACGATCGAGACGAGGCTGCCGTAGAGGTGGCCGTCCGTCATCTTGATCGAGAAGAAGTCCGGTGTGAACGGGACGTTGACGAGCAGCAGGACGACCAGCACGGCGACCGGCCAGAACAGATGATGGCGGGTCAGCGTTCGCCATCGGGGTGTGGTGGTCACTGGTGCTCTCCGCTCGCGATGGTCTCCAGGATCCGGGTGGGGGTGATCTCGGGCCCGTTGGCCAGTTGGGCCACGAGCTTGCGGTCGCGCAGCACGCCGATGGTGTGGCTGAGCCGCAGGACCTCCTCCAGCTCGGCCGCGATGTACAGCACGGCCATGCCTTCCTCGGAGAGCGAGACCACCAGTTTCTGGATCTCGGCCTTCGCGCCGATGTCGATGCCGCGCGTCGGCTCGTCCAGGATCAGCAGCTTCGGCTGCGTGATCAGCCAGCGGGCGAGCAGCACCTTCTGCTGGTTGCCGCCGCTGAGCTGGCCCACCCTGGCCTCGGGGTTGGCCGGCCGGATGTCCAGGGCCTTGATGTACTTGGCGACGAGTTCGTCGCGCTGGGCGACCGGGATGGGCCGGGTCCAGCCGCGGGTGGCCTGCAGGGCGAGGATGATGTTCTCGCGCACGGTCAGGTCCGGTACGAGGCCTTCGGTCTTGCGGTTCTCCGAGCAGAAGGCGACGCCCGCGGCGATGGCGTCGTTCGGGGCGCTCATGGAGACCTGCTTGCCGCCGATGGCCACCTTGCCGGTGTCCGGCTGGTCGGCGCCGAAGAGCAGCCGGGCCAGTTCGGTGCGGCCGGAGCCGAGCAGTCCGGCGAGCCCGACGACCTCGCCCTTCTTGATCTCCAGGTCGAAGGGGGCGATACTGCCGGCCCGGCCGACGCCGTCGGCCTTGAGCAGCGACTCCCCGACGTCCGCGTGGAGTTGGTGGTCGTGGAGCTCCTCCAGCTGGTCCAGGGCCTTGCCGATCATCAGCTGGACGAGGCCGACCTGGTCGAGGTCGCGGACCATGTGCTCGCCCACGAGGGCGCCGTTGCGCAGGACCGTCATCCGGTCGCAGACCTCGTAGATCTGGTCGAGGAAGTGCGAGACGAACAGGATCGCCACGCCCTCGCCCTTCAACCGCCGCATCAGGGCGAAGAGTTCGAGCACCTCGTCGCGGTCGAGGCTGGAGGTCGGCTCGTCGAGGATGAGCACCTTGGTGCCCGAGCCGGAGCCGTCGCTGTCACCGGTCCCCACCGACCGTACGATCGCGACCAGTTGCTGCACGGCCAGCGGGTACGAGGACAGCGGGGCCTCCACGTCGATGTCGAGGCCCAGGCGGTCGACCAGCTCGGCGGCCTCGCGGCGCAGCCGCTTCCACTGGATGCGGCCGAAGCGGGTGGGTTCGCGTCCGATGAAGATGTTCTCCGCCACCGACAGGTTGGGGCAGAGGTTGACCTCCTGGTAGACCGTGCTGATCCCGGCCTGCTGGGCCTGCGAGGGGCTGTGGAAGCGTACGGACGTGCCGTTCAGGGTGACGGTGCCGCCGTCCAGGGAGTAGACCCCGGTCAGCACCTTGATGAGGGTGGACTTGCCGGCGCCGTTCTCGCCGAGCAGGGCGTGGATCTCGCCGGGGAAGAGCCGGAAGTCGACACCCGACAGAGCCCGTACCCCCGGAAACTCTTTGACTATGCCCGTCATCTCCAGGACGGGCAGCGGCTCTGCCATGGCAGCGCTCCTCATGGATATCCGTTTCGGACCCGGATGGTCGTTCAGGCCCGGATGTTCGTTCAGGCCCGCAGGGAGCCCCCTCGGTCGGAGGCTCCCTGGCGGTAGGTGCGGTCGGTCGGTGAGTACCTGTCAGTACTTCAGCCGCGGATCAGTACTTGCGGGTCGGGAGGGCTTCCTTCGCCTGCTCCTGGAGGAAGTCGCCCTCCTTCGTCTTGATCCGACGCTCCACCGTCTCGCCGTCGTTGACCTTCTTGACGAGTTCCATCAGCTGGGGACCGAGCAGCGGGTTGCACTCGACGATGCCGTTGATCTTGCCCTCGGACATCGCGACGAAGCCGTCCTTCACGCCGTCGACCGAGACGATCAGGATGTCCTTGCCGGGCTTCTTGCCGGCCGCCTCGATGGACTGGATGGCGCCGAGGGCCATGTCGTCGTTGTGCGCGTAGAGGACGTTGATGTCCGGGTTGGACTGCAGGAAGGCCGCCATGACCTGCTTGCCGCCGGCCCTGGTGAAGTCGCCGGTCTGGCTGACGACTACCTTCCAGTCGTCCTTGTGCTCGGCGTCCATGATCTCCTTGAAGCCCTTGGCGCGCTCGATCGCGGGCGCGGCGCCGGTGGTGCCCTCCAGCTGGGCGATCTTCACCGCACCCTTGTGGCCGGCCTTGTCCAGGACCTTCTCCAGCATCTTGGCCGCGCGGCGGCCCTCGTCGATGAAGTCGGAGCCGATGAAGGAGACGTACAGGGAGTCGTCGGAGGTCTCGATGGAGCGGTCGGTGAGGATGACCGGGATCTTCGCGGTCTTGGCCTCCTTGAGCACCGCGTCCCAGCCCGTGACGACCACCGGCGAGAAGGCTATGACGTTCACCTTCTGGGCGATGTAGCTGCGGATCGCCGAGATCTGGTTCTCCTGCTTCTGCTGGGCGTCGGAGAACTTGAGGGTGTAACCGGCGTCCTTGGCCGCTTCCTTGACGGACTTGGTGTTGGCGGTGCGCCAGCCGCTCTCGGAGCCGACCTGGGCGAAGCCGAGGGTGATCTTCTTGCCG
Coding sequences:
- a CDS encoding sugar ABC transporter ATP-binding protein, producing MAEPLPVLEMTGIVKEFPGVRALSGVDFRLFPGEIHALLGENGAGKSTLIKVLTGVYSLDGGTVTLNGTSVRFHSPSQAQQAGISTVYQEVNLCPNLSVAENIFIGREPTRFGRIQWKRLRREAAELVDRLGLDIDVEAPLSSYPLAVQQLVAIVRSVGTGDSDGSGSGTKVLILDEPTSSLDRDEVLELFALMRRLKGEGVAILFVSHFLDQIYEVCDRMTVLRNGALVGEHMVRDLDQVGLVQLMIGKALDQLEELHDHQLHADVGESLLKADGVGRAGSIAPFDLEIKKGEVVGLAGLLGSGRTELARLLFGADQPDTGKVAIGGKQVSMSAPNDAIAAGVAFCSENRKTEGLVPDLTVRENIILALQATRGWTRPIPVAQRDELVAKYIKALDIRPANPEARVGQLSGGNQQKVLLARWLITQPKLLILDEPTRGIDIGAKAEIQKLVVSLSEEGMAVLYIAAELEEVLRLSHTIGVLRDRKLVAQLANGPEITPTRILETIASGEHQ
- a CDS encoding ABC transporter substrate-binding protein, producing the protein MLSRRNFLTAAVGVAAASGLAACAKEDDSSSGSDSSSGGGKKITLGFAQVGSESGWRTANTKSVKEAAKDAGYTLKFSDAQQKQENQISAIRSYIAQKVNVIAFSPVVVTGWDAVLKEAKTAKIPVILTDRSIETSDDSLYVSFIGSDFIDEGRRAAKMLEKVLDKAGHKGAVKIAQLEGTTGAAPAIERAKGFKEIMDAEHKDDWKVVVSQTGDFTRAGGKQVMAAFLQSNPDINVLYAHNDDMALGAIQSIEAAGKKPGKDILIVSVDGVKDGFVAMSEGKINGIVECNPLLGPQLMELVKKVNDGETVERRIKTKEGDFLQEQAKEALPTRKY
- the yjfF gene encoding galactofuranose ABC transporter, permease protein YjfF, producing the protein MTTTTHKPAAPDSRAPSRASRVLADRRLPVLVTAALFLLMYAIGLSRYQNYGFAETQVFLNLFIDNSYLLVAAVGATFVILSGGIDLSVGSVIGFTTMFTAWLVEKQGLPLVLVIPMALAVGAFGGYLMGYVIQNFEIQPFIVTLAGLFLFRGLCLVISKESISITDSSVSSMAQAQVSVGGGFLSIGAIVSLVVLAAAFYVLHYTRFGRRVYAVGGNEQSALLMGLPQGGTKIAVYTMSGFCSALAGLLFTLYIQSGDPLHATGLELDAIAAVVIGGTLLTGGSGYVVGTLFGVLVLGLIKSLIQFEGTLSSWWTKIATGVLLCAFILIQRTMTTRRKT
- a CDS encoding ABC transporter permease produces the protein MTTTPRWRTLTRHHLFWPVAVLVVLLLVNVPFTPDFFSIKMTDGHLYGSLVSIVLFGSPLILVAVGMTLVIATGGIDLSVGAVVAITGALTCSYISDQADQDALSGVLLAMGIGLAAAVVCGLWNGFLVARMGIQPIIATLIIMVAGRGVAQLITDGQIITVNSEPYKLIGGGYWLTLPFSIFVVAAVVAVTVALTRRTALGLLVESVGGNAEASRLVGIRSRRIKIMVYVFCALCAGIAGLMISSNTSAADGNNAGLWIELDAILAVVIGGTSLLGGRFSIGGTVVGALVIQTLTTTIYTIGVPTQTNLVFKAAVVIIVCLMQSPKFRAKVFGGGRFGGRFGGKRGAGQAAARADATTTTPETVRTMEVS